The genomic DNA AAGTCGTCGGGGAAGACCGCTCGCAAATCCGTAAGAAAGTGCTTGAAGTACTCGATCTCGTGAAGTTGAAGCACAAGGAACGTAACTATCCTGATGAACTATCCGGTGGAGAACAACAACGGATCTCGATTGCGAGAGCCATTGTCAATCGTCCGTCACTCGTCATCGCTGATGAGCCGACAGGAAACCTCGACCCGGATACGGCATGGGAGATCATGGAAGTGTTTGAAGAGATTTATCGCCGTGGGACAACGGTCGTAATGGCGACCCACAACCGAGATATCGTCAATAAGATGCGTCATCGCGTCCTCGCAATTGACGGTGGAAAAATCGTCCGAGACGAAGAGAAAGGAATGTACGGCTATGAAGTTTAATGGATTCCGTCATTTACGGGAAGGGGCAAAAGGTCTCGTCCGAAACGGCTGGATGACATTCGCTTCCGTCAGTGCCGTTACCGTGACCTTATTACTCGTAGGGATTTTTGCGATGGTCATGTTCAACGTCAACAAGATTTCCGATAACGTCGAAAAAGACGTCGAAATTCAAGTATTCGTCGAACGAGAGTCCGATCAGGCAAAAATCGATGCAGTTGGAAAAAAATTAGAACAGATGCCGGGTGTTGAATCTGTTCGTTACAGCTCAAAAGAAGAAGAACTGGACCGCTTCAAGGAACAGCTTGGCGAAGGATCACAAGCGTATCAGTCGGTTGAGAAGGATAATCCGCTCCACGACCGGTATATCGTCAAGGCAACTTCACCAAATGAGACAGAAACTATTGCAAATACAGTCAAAAAAATGGAAAATATAGATAGTGTCGAATATGGCGAAGATTATGTTGAGAAGATGTTCAACTTCCTTGAAGGGGTTCGGATCGGCGGAATCATCCTGATTGTCGGTTTGACATTCATGGCAATGTTCCTCATCTCGAATACGATCAAGGTCACGATTTTCTCACGTCGCCGTGAGATTGAAATCATGAGACTCGTCGGTGCGAAAAACGGCTTCATCCGTGCACCGTTCTTCATCGAAGGATTATTGATGGGGGTACTCGGGGCACTGATTCCGATTGCCGTCGTCTACTTCGGATACGAAGTGACGTACAATGCATTGCAACCGCAGCTCGTGTCCTTGAATGCCTCGATCTTCACCTTGATTCCACCGGGTGAACTGTCGATTCAGGTTTCTGTCATCCTGCTTGCACTTGGTGCTTTCATCGGTGTGTGGGGATCAACGACGTCACTTGGCCGCTTCTTGAAGATATAACGACTTAAAATCAAATAAAAGATAGAGGAGAGATGCTTCTCATGAAGGTCCGATTCTGTTCTACCGTCCTAAGCTTGGCATTAATTGGTTCAAGTGTATCCGTTCAGGCAACGTCCAAGGAAGATTTGTTGAAGGAACAACAGGAGGTCGAGTCCCGTCTGCAAGAGACGGAACAATCGCAGAATCAGACATCGGAGAAGTTAGTCTTGACGAAAC from Exiguobacterium sibiricum 7-3 includes the following:
- the ftsE gene encoding cell division ATP-binding protein FtsE — encoded protein: MIKMQQVSKIYPNGVTALREVNLTINQGEFVYIVGPSGAGKSTFMKMMYREERPTSGSFLFKGIEVGKLKNRQIPELRRQIGVIFQDFKLLPSLTVYENVAFALEVVGEDRSQIRKKVLEVLDLVKLKHKERNYPDELSGGEQQRISIARAIVNRPSLVIADEPTGNLDPDTAWEIMEVFEEIYRRGTTVVMATHNRDIVNKMRHRVLAIDGGKIVRDEEKGMYGYEV
- the ftsX gene encoding permease-like cell division protein FtsX, with the translated sequence MKFNGFRHLREGAKGLVRNGWMTFASVSAVTVTLLLVGIFAMVMFNVNKISDNVEKDVEIQVFVERESDQAKIDAVGKKLEQMPGVESVRYSSKEEELDRFKEQLGEGSQAYQSVEKDNPLHDRYIVKATSPNETETIANTVKKMENIDSVEYGEDYVEKMFNFLEGVRIGGIILIVGLTFMAMFLISNTIKVTIFSRRREIEIMRLVGAKNGFIRAPFFIEGLLMGVLGALIPIAVVYFGYEVTYNALQPQLVSLNASIFTLIPPGELSIQVSVILLALGAFIGVWGSTTSLGRFLKI